From the genome of Geminocystis herdmanii PCC 6308, one region includes:
- a CDS encoding efflux RND transporter periplasmic adaptor subunit yields MIYARTIELSSQRKNSPQTSSKIPRWINITFIFLCLFPLGGCFFEAKTEAQEETPVMEKPSIPAVDVMKVATGFLSQPREYIGTTEPIKEVILRSQAEGQILNLTVDVGDRVTTGQIIAQLDDTLLKASLYKAEAELASLNSAVTEAEADVISAQAQVKSNQVQLAQAKVDANRLEELYNEGAIAKREVELAQTEAKTAQQTVIASQSQVNVKQAGVKTAKGRITSQKAIIQEEKKRLNYTQIKAPSSGYVLERLTEQGNLIQPGGEVIKIGDFSQVQVTVSISELDLENLALGKSVNVTLDAFPNQQFTGIINRISPSADRNSRQIPIEILLSNPEQKINGGLLARIKFTNNNNPPILIPETALKINNPRENTLSNTVFVLSENNDQTQVMTRQVTLGQSKNGKVEILNGLTTLDRIVVRSSDKLDNGKTVRLSVISQ; encoded by the coding sequence ATGATATATGCAAGAACGATCGAATTATCTTCCCAGAGGAAAAATTCTCCCCAAACTTCTTCAAAAATTCCTCGATGGATAAATATTACTTTTATATTTCTTTGTCTATTTCCATTGGGAGGATGTTTCTTTGAAGCTAAAACCGAAGCGCAAGAGGAAACCCCTGTAATGGAAAAACCGTCAATTCCTGCGGTAGATGTGATGAAAGTAGCCACAGGATTTTTAAGCCAACCAAGGGAATATATCGGTACAACTGAACCAATTAAAGAAGTAATTTTAAGATCACAAGCGGAAGGACAAATATTAAATTTAACGGTAGATGTAGGCGATCGAGTTACCACTGGTCAAATTATAGCGCAACTAGACGATACTTTATTAAAAGCTAGTTTATATAAAGCCGAAGCGGAATTGGCTTCCCTTAATTCGGCGGTGACGGAAGCTGAGGCGGATGTGATTTCTGCTCAAGCTCAAGTGAAATCTAATCAAGTACAATTAGCACAGGCGAAGGTTGATGCTAATAGATTAGAAGAATTATACAATGAAGGTGCGATCGCCAAAAGAGAAGTAGAATTGGCACAAACAGAAGCGAAAACCGCGCAACAAACAGTCATTGCTTCACAATCCCAAGTCAATGTTAAACAAGCGGGGGTTAAAACGGCTAAGGGGAGAATTACCAGTCAAAAAGCTATTATTCAAGAGGAGAAAAAAAGACTTAATTATACTCAGATAAAAGCACCTAGTAGCGGTTATGTATTAGAAAGATTAACAGAACAAGGAAATTTAATCCAACCGGGGGGAGAAGTGATTAAAATAGGAGATTTTAGTCAAGTACAAGTTACTGTTTCTATCTCTGAATTAGACTTAGAAAATCTGGCTTTAGGTAAGAGTGTTAACGTGACTTTAGATGCTTTTCCTAATCAACAATTTACGGGAATAATTAATAGAATATCACCTTCAGCCGATCGAAATTCTCGACAAATTCCCATAGAAATTTTACTCAGCAATCCAGAGCAAAAAATTAATGGTGGTTTACTAGCAAGAATTAAATTTACTAATAATAATAATCCCCCAATTCTTATTCCAGAAACTGCTTTAAAAATTAATAATCCTAGAGAAAATACCCTTTCTAATACTGTATTTGTATTAAGTGAAAATAATGATCAAACTCAAGTTATGACTCGACAAGTTACCCTCGGACAATCAAAAAATGGTAAAGTGGAAATCTTGAATGGATTGACGACGCTCGATCGTATTGTGGTAAGAAGTAGTGATAAATTAGATAATGGTAAAACTGTGAGATTAAGTGTTATCAGTCAATAA
- a CDS encoding CAP domain-containing protein: MSINKYFTTTILTLSVFSPVSIIFSNPVNSQTDYLVLEKSIHQKVNQYRQSKKLSPLKFDSRISEEARKHSQNMANKTVPFSHQGFETRVVNTRINYRSVAENVAYNQGHKNPDQVAVDGWIKSLGHQKNMVGNFNLTGVGVAKNAQGEYYFTQIFMLEK; encoded by the coding sequence ATGTCAATCAATAAGTATTTTACTACGACAATTTTAACCTTGAGTGTATTTTCTCCCGTGAGTATCATCTTCTCTAATCCTGTTAATTCTCAAACAGATTATCTAGTTTTAGAAAAATCTATTCATCAAAAGGTGAATCAGTATCGTCAATCAAAAAAATTATCACCCTTGAAATTTGATTCTCGTATTAGTGAAGAAGCCAGAAAACATAGTCAAAATATGGCGAATAAAACTGTACCTTTTAGTCATCAAGGATTTGAAACAAGGGTTGTTAATACTCGAATCAATTATCGTAGTGTAGCCGAAAATGTTGCCTATAATCAAGGACATAAAAACCCAGATCAAGTAGCTGTAGATGGTTGGATTAAAAGTTTAGGACATCAGAAAAATATGGTGGGAAATTTTAATTTAACGGGGGTGGGAGTGGCTAAAAATGCTCAGGGGGAATACTATTTTACGCAAATTTTTATGTTAGAAAAATAA
- a CDS encoding phasin family protein → MDNNDWLKQLLMLGVGTTSMAAEKIKEASDQWVKEGKINPDQAKGIVDDLMQKIQSDQGNIQTQMERQIRNILQDLGVPRQSEVDELRGRIDRLERQIRDLENKLWQ, encoded by the coding sequence ATGGATAATAACGATTGGTTAAAGCAATTATTAATGTTGGGAGTTGGCACAACATCTATGGCGGCGGAAAAAATAAAAGAAGCTAGTGATCAATGGGTAAAAGAAGGTAAAATTAATCCAGATCAAGCTAAGGGTATTGTGGATGATTTGATGCAAAAAATTCAATCAGATCAAGGTAATATCCAAACTCAAATGGAACGTCAAATTCGTAATATTTTACAAGATTTGGGTGTACCTCGTCAGTCTGAAGTTGATGAATTAAGGGGTAGGATCGATCGATTGGAGCGTCAAATTAGAGATTTAGAGAACAAATTATGGCAATAA
- a CDS encoding 2Fe-2S iron-sulfur cluster-binding protein yields MTLINNNVKTYQVTLNIPNEGKRVLNVKEDEYISDVAIANGIDLPLSCNAGVCVTCTAKLLEGSVAHDHAFLQPEEEKAGFLLTCRTFARSNCSILTHQEDALFGF; encoded by the coding sequence ATGACTTTAATCAACAATAATGTCAAAACCTATCAAGTAACACTTAACATTCCGAATGAAGGTAAAAGAGTGTTGAATGTAAAAGAAGATGAATATATTAGTGATGTAGCCATCGCTAATGGTATCGATTTACCTTTATCCTGTAATGCAGGAGTTTGTGTAACTTGCACGGCTAAACTGTTAGAAGGTTCTGTAGCACATGACCACGCTTTCTTACAACCTGAAGAGGAGAAAGCAGGATTTTTATTGACTTGCAGAACTTTTGCTCGATCGAATTGTAGCATTTTAACTCATCAAGAAGATGCTTTATTTGGCTTTTAA
- a CDS encoding ABA4-like family protein → MDLNLLFNLANLFVLPFWLLMIFLPNWGFTQKIMKSYLLFLPLIFLYIYLFITGLNPDSIEVLSNPQLVDLAKVFSDPTITFAGWVHFLVLDLFLGRYIYQQGQTEKIWTIHSLILCLFAGPMGFLSHIITRTIQLNIINKKDLEVTI, encoded by the coding sequence ATGGACTTAAATTTATTATTTAATCTCGCAAATCTTTTCGTATTACCTTTTTGGTTATTGATGATTTTTTTACCAAATTGGGGATTTACTCAAAAAATAATGAAATCTTATTTACTCTTTTTACCGTTAATTTTTCTCTATATTTATCTGTTTATAACAGGTTTAAATCCAGATTCGATCGAGGTTTTATCGAATCCTCAATTAGTAGATTTAGCAAAAGTATTTAGTGATCCTACCATCACTTTTGCAGGATGGGTACATTTTTTAGTGTTAGATTTATTTTTAGGTAGATATATTTATCAGCAAGGGCAAACAGAAAAAATTTGGACAATTCACTCCTTAATTTTATGCTTATTTGCTGGACCAATGGGCTTTTTATCTCATATAATAACAAGAACTATTCAGCTAAATATTATCAACAAAAAAGATTTAGAAGTAACTATCTAA
- a CDS encoding Mrp/NBP35 family ATP-binding protein, with translation MLSIEAILEVLKPVQDPELQKSLVELNMIRNVAVKDGNVSFTLVLTTPACPLREFIREDCEKAVKTLEGVESVSIEITAETPQQKSLPDRQSVNQVKNIIAISSGKGGVGKSTVSVNVAVALALTGAKVGLLDADIYGPNAPTMLGLNDVPIEVEKSPSGDILQPAFNHGIKMVSMGFLIDPDQPVMWRGPMLNGIIRQFLYQVNWGELDYLIVDMPPGTGDAQLTLAQAAPLAGAVIVTTPQTVSLQDARRGLKMFEQLGTNILGLVENMSYFIPPDMPDKNYDLFGSGGGEKASKELNVPLLGCIPLEISLREGGDSGIPIVIGNPESASAIALTKIAQNIAGKVSVMALR, from the coding sequence ATGTTATCGATCGAAGCGATTTTAGAAGTTTTAAAACCCGTACAAGACCCCGAATTACAAAAAAGTCTGGTAGAATTAAACATGATCCGCAATGTAGCGGTAAAAGATGGTAATGTTAGTTTTACCTTAGTTTTAACCACTCCTGCTTGTCCATTACGAGAATTTATTAGGGAAGACTGCGAAAAAGCCGTCAAAACCTTAGAAGGGGTGGAGTCTGTCTCGATCGAGATTACAGCAGAAACTCCTCAACAAAAATCCTTACCCGATAGACAATCCGTAAATCAGGTTAAAAATATTATCGCCATTTCTAGCGGAAAAGGAGGGGTAGGAAAAAGTACTGTTTCCGTGAATGTTGCCGTTGCCTTAGCCTTAACAGGGGCAAAAGTAGGCTTATTAGACGCTGATATTTATGGACCTAATGCCCCCACCATGTTAGGTTTAAATGATGTACCGATCGAAGTAGAAAAGTCTCCTAGTGGTGACATCTTGCAACCTGCCTTCAATCATGGCATTAAAATGGTATCTATGGGATTCTTAATCGATCCTGATCAGCCTGTAATGTGGCGAGGACCTATGCTAAACGGTATTATACGCCAATTTTTGTATCAAGTCAACTGGGGAGAGTTAGACTACTTAATCGTTGATATGCCCCCCGGCACAGGAGATGCTCAATTAACCTTAGCACAAGCCGCTCCCCTTGCCGGTGCCGTCATCGTCACAACACCGCAAACCGTCTCTTTACAGGATGCGCGTAGAGGCTTAAAAATGTTTGAACAATTAGGCACAAATATTCTAGGGTTAGTGGAAAATATGAGTTACTTTATCCCTCCTGATATGCCTGATAAGAATTATGATCTATTTGGCTCTGGAGGTGGTGAAAAAGCCTCAAAAGAGTTAAATGTACCTTTATTGGGTTGTATTCCCCTAGAAATCTCCTTGAGAGAGGGAGGAGATAGCGGTATCCCCATTGTTATCGGTAATCCCGAATCTGCTAGTGCGATCGCCCTTACAAAAATAGCTCAAAACATTGCGGGAAAAGTCTCTGTCATGGCATTAAGATAA
- the cobT gene encoding nicotinate mononucleotide-dependent phosphoribosyltransferase CobT, with translation MIKFKDSDIKIYTEIEKGKQWLEKYSGCLPIFTCTLGFTNTALLEGISTAGKTSESRRYTALADAEFLVNGVASNPVFPLPPLAVGVSPTFISRAVIERFNLPVYVFNSGLLSQPSVSVIDLGGKPANCVSTGKALSLSVVKHLHQQGLHWGNLLAQKSQSQNGAARSQSGAARSSYIILSECVVGGTTTALAVLTALGIEAQGKVNSSHPICNHQQKWDIVQQGLTNGHLSIEQQPLTIDRDPLEIIAAIGDPMQIVVASMAISASKYTGVMLAGGTQMLAVFALIKALDRKYDYRANLDNIIIGTTRWVAEDATGDTIGLSKTIEHISLCSTNLNFTNSYYPSLQVFEQGFVKEGVGAGGSAIASHLLGINKEELLSMIEAIVSRFHSVASSEQLIFKGSDTMISGS, from the coding sequence ATGATAAAATTTAAAGATAGTGATATAAAAATTTACACTGAAATTGAGAAGGGAAAACAATGGCTTGAAAAATATTCTGGTTGTTTGCCGATTTTTACTTGTACTTTAGGATTTACAAATACTGCTTTATTGGAGGGAATTTCTACGGCGGGAAAAACCTCCGAATCTCGCCGTTATACTGCTTTAGCTGATGCGGAATTTTTAGTTAATGGGGTTGCTTCTAATCCGGTGTTTCCTTTACCCCCCCTTGCGGTAGGAGTTTCTCCTACTTTTATTAGTCGTGCGGTTATTGAAAGATTTAATTTACCTGTATATGTTTTTAATAGTGGTTTATTAAGTCAACCCTCTGTGTCGGTAATAGACTTGGGGGGTAAACCTGCTAATTGTGTTTCTACGGGAAAAGCCTTATCTTTATCTGTGGTGAAACATCTTCATCAACAAGGCTTACACTGGGGAAATTTATTAGCACAAAAATCTCAATCACAAAATGGCGCTGCGCGATCACAAAGTGGCGCTGCGCGATCGAGCTATATTATATTAAGTGAATGTGTGGTAGGAGGCACAACTACCGCCCTAGCTGTGTTAACGGCTTTGGGAATAGAAGCCCAAGGAAAGGTTAATAGTAGTCATCCCATCTGTAATCATCAACAAAAATGGGACATCGTACAACAAGGTTTAACGAATGGACATCTTTCGATCGAACAGCAACCTTTGACGATCGATCGTGATCCTTTAGAAATTATAGCCGCCATCGGTGATCCCATGCAAATAGTGGTGGCATCTATGGCGATTTCCGCTAGTAAATACACAGGAGTCATGTTGGCAGGTGGTACACAAATGTTAGCAGTTTTTGCCCTCATTAAAGCACTCGATCGAAAATATGATTATCGGGCTAATTTAGACAATATCATTATCGGTACAACCCGTTGGGTAGCTGAAGATGCCACGGGAGACACTATTGGTTTAAGTAAAACCATCGAGCATATTTCTTTATGTTCCACAAATTTAAACTTTACTAATTCCTACTATCCTAGTTTACAAGTCTTTGAACAAGGATTCGTTAAAGAAGGAGTTGGTGCTGGTGGAAGTGCGATCGCTTCTCACTTATTGGGTATTAATAAAGAAGAATTATTGAGCATGATAGAAGCCATTGTGTCTCGTTTCCACAGTGTTGCGAGTAGCGAACAATTGATCTTCAAGGGAAGCGATACGATGATAAGCGGCAGTTAA